A window of the Bradyrhizobium ottawaense genome harbors these coding sequences:
- a CDS encoding AbrB/MazE/SpoVT family DNA-binding domain-containing protein — protein MRVSKWGNSLAVRLPKALVEQLGLKEGGELNVVAVGNDTIAVETKEARRFRALDQLSKRKWTLPEDYKFDRDGANER, from the coding sequence ATGCGGGTTTCCAAATGGGGCAACAGCCTCGCCGTCCGCTTGCCCAAGGCGCTGGTCGAACAGCTCGGGCTGAAGGAAGGCGGCGAGTTGAATGTCGTCGCCGTCGGCAACGACACCATCGCGGTCGAGACCAAAGAGGCAAGGCGGTTTCGCGCGCTCGATCAGTTGTCGAAGCGCAAATGGACATTGCCCGAAGACTACAAGTTCGATCGCGACGGGGCCAATGAGCGGTGA
- a CDS encoding efflux RND transporter periplasmic adaptor subunit: MTYFTASAPSRKWLAAVAGLLSLAASPTLAADDPEVAPKGAAVTVLKAAKSCFANIVEVSGTIIPREETQVRPERMGLKVSEVLADAGDTVTAGQVLARLTLPEGGSVTVQTPVAGLVSASTAAVGAVASGKGEALFSVIARSEFDLVGLVPTRDIGKLAVNQAARIKIIGVGEVDGKVRRLSTTVQPDSQLGQAFIGITTNRRLLVNSSARALITTGQSCGLSVPLTAILYGSAGTVVQVVRRARVETRRVETGLMSGGQVEIREGSQLVEGDIVVARAGALLREGDPVRAVTAADVK, encoded by the coding sequence ATGACTTATTTCACCGCGTCCGCCCCGTCGCGAAAATGGCTTGCGGCCGTGGCTGGCCTGCTCTCCCTCGCCGCCTCCCCCACCCTCGCCGCCGACGATCCCGAGGTCGCCCCGAAGGGCGCCGCGGTTACGGTGCTGAAGGCGGCGAAATCCTGTTTTGCCAATATCGTCGAGGTGTCCGGCACCATCATTCCGCGCGAGGAGACGCAGGTGCGCCCCGAGCGGATGGGGCTGAAGGTTTCCGAGGTGCTGGCGGATGCCGGCGATACCGTCACCGCGGGCCAGGTGCTGGCGCGGCTGACCTTGCCCGAGGGCGGCTCGGTGACGGTGCAGACGCCGGTGGCGGGGCTGGTTTCGGCCTCGACGGCCGCGGTTGGTGCTGTGGCCTCGGGCAAGGGCGAGGCGCTGTTTTCGGTGATCGCGCGCAGCGAGTTCGACCTGGTCGGCCTGGTGCCGACGCGCGACATCGGCAAGCTCGCGGTCAACCAGGCCGCGCGGATCAAGATCATCGGCGTCGGCGAGGTCGACGGCAAGGTGCGGCGGCTGTCGACCACCGTGCAGCCGGACAGCCAGCTCGGCCAGGCCTTCATCGGCATCACCACCAACCGGCGGCTGCTGGTGAATTCCTCCGCCCGCGCGCTGATCACGACCGGGCAGAGCTGCGGCCTGTCGGTGCCGCTGACCGCTATCCTCTATGGTTCCGCCGGCACCGTGGTGCAGGTGGTGCGGCGCGCCCGCGTCGAAACGCGGCGGGTGGAAACCGGATTGATGTCGGGCGGCCAAGTCGAGATCCGCGAAGGCTCGCAACTGGTCGAAGGCGATATCGTGGTGGCCCGCGCCGGCGCACTGCTGCGCGAAGGCGATCCGGTGCGGGCGGTGACGGCGGCGGATGTGAAGTAG